In a single window of the Streptococcus ilei genome:
- a CDS encoding serine hydrolase domain-containing protein, with amino-acid sequence MEKIIQKIQEQIGAGIYPGASLALYQKGSWQEYYLGLADPDKQEPVIPGLTYDLASVSKVVGVGTVLAFLVRQGQIDIDRPLASHYPDMEQAEVTIRQLLTHTSGLDPFIPRRDDLDAEGLKEALHRLKLKDNRQFHYTDVNFLLLGFLLEKWYGQDLAQIFQEQVFAPWQMKETTFGPVSQAVPTLRGVPAGVVHDPKARVLGVHAGSAGLFSTIRDMEIFLEHYLQDPFAEILSQNYALEKGKMRSLAWNLEGDWLDHTGYTGTFLLYNRKLQLAAIFLSNRTYEKDERAQWILDRNQLMELIKREMEGTGKNPS; translated from the coding sequence ATGGAAAAAATCATCCAAAAAATTCAAGAGCAAATAGGAGCAGGCATCTACCCAGGTGCCTCTCTTGCGCTCTATCAGAAAGGAAGCTGGCAGGAGTATTACTTGGGACTAGCTGATCCAGACAAGCAAGAGCCAGTTATTCCTGGCTTGACCTATGATTTAGCCAGTGTGAGTAAGGTCGTCGGAGTTGGAACGGTTCTTGCTTTTCTGGTCCGACAAGGGCAAATTGATATCGATCGTCCCTTAGCTTCTCACTATCCGGATATGGAGCAGGCAGAGGTGACCATCCGTCAGCTTTTAACCCATACTTCTGGGCTGGATCCTTTCATCCCTAGACGAGATGACTTGGATGCTGAGGGCTTAAAAGAAGCCCTGCACCGTTTGAAGCTCAAGGACAATCGCCAGTTCCACTATACAGATGTCAATTTTCTTTTGTTGGGCTTTCTTCTGGAGAAGTGGTATGGTCAGGATTTGGCCCAGATTTTTCAGGAGCAAGTCTTTGCACCTTGGCAAATGAAGGAGACTACTTTTGGCCCGGTTTCTCAAGCGGTGCCAACCCTTCGTGGCGTTCCAGCTGGTGTCGTCCATGATCCGAAAGCGCGTGTACTGGGAGTCCATGCCGGAAGTGCAGGTCTGTTTTCGACCATTAGAGATATGGAAATTTTCCTGGAGCATTACTTACAGGATCCTTTTGCAGAGATTTTATCGCAGAACTATGCTTTAGAAAAAGGGAAGATGCGCTCTCTGGCCTGGAATCTGGAAGGAGACTGGTTGGACCATACAGGTTATACAGGAACCTTCCTTCTCTATAATCGCAAGCTCCAATTGGCAGCTATTTTCCTATCCAATCGGACCTATGAAAAAGATGAGCGGGCCCAATGGATCCTGGATCGGAATCAACTCATGGAGCTCATCAAAAGAGAAATGGAAGGAACCGGAAAAAATCCTTCCTAA
- a CDS encoding CppA N-terminal domain-containing protein: MCINKISSISPVLKTNNRNVNQEFFEKVLGMKTLLEDGALLSLGDQSKTDRLYLEESPSMRTRKVEGPKRLACLKIRVTNPQEIEWLLARGHQVDRLFRGENGYAFEALSPEGDRILLHAEEQVDSLTEIEEVPDFQANEEFTTLTEFFVEKIVLRVPNVETSTAFYQQLPGLEEYLDLEASDGPDLTLANGQTWDLCQVKVILEPFVASEVASCFGDQVTFVPKRQQFVLVEDPSKIEWWFEA; the protein is encoded by the coding sequence ATGTGCATAAATAAGATTAGTAGTATTTCACCCGTATTAAAAACAAACAATCGAAATGTCAATCAAGAATTTTTTGAAAAGGTCTTAGGAATGAAAACCCTGTTGGAAGATGGGGCTTTATTATCCCTTGGAGATCAATCGAAGACAGACCGCCTCTATTTAGAGGAATCCCCTAGTATGAGAACCCGTAAGGTTGAGGGACCAAAACGCTTGGCTTGCTTAAAGATTCGCGTGACCAACCCGCAAGAAATTGAGTGGCTTCTGGCTCGTGGTCATCAAGTTGATCGCCTCTTCAGAGGGGAAAATGGCTATGCCTTTGAAGCTCTTTCGCCAGAAGGAGATCGTATCTTGCTCCATGCGGAAGAGCAAGTGGACAGTTTAACTGAAATTGAGGAAGTTCCAGATTTTCAAGCGAATGAAGAGTTTACAACCTTGACGGAGTTTTTCGTAGAAAAGATAGTTCTTCGTGTACCTAATGTAGAGACTTCTACAGCTTTCTATCAACAACTACCTGGCTTAGAAGAGTATTTAGACTTAGAAGCATCAGATGGTCCGGACCTCACACTAGCTAATGGACAGACTTGGGACCTTTGTCAGGTCAAGGTCATTCTAGAACCATTTGTAGCAAGTGAAGTAGCCTCCTGCTTTGGAGATCAGGTGACTTTTGTACCAAAAAGGCAACAATTTGTCTTGGTTGAGGATCCAAGCAAGATTGAATGGTGGTTCGAAGCCTAA
- the mvaD gene encoding diphosphomevalonate decarboxylase, producing the protein MDRKPVSVKSYANIAIIKYWGKENSEAMVPSTSSISLTLENMYTETRLSPLGPEAKAHAFYIDGVFQNEAEQAKIGAVIDRFKPEGETGFVRVDTSNNMPTAAGLSSSSSGLSALVKACNRYYQLGMTQAEQAQAAKFASGSSSRSFFGPLAAWDKDTGAIYQVETDLKLAMIMLVLNDQQKILSSREGMKRCTETSANFQEWISQSAQDYQDMLGYLKDNDFEKVGELTERNALLMHSTTKTASPPFSYLTDKSYEAMEFVRSLREEGKRCYFTMDAGPNVKVLCLEEDLEQLVPLFEQDYRIIVSKTKDLSHED; encoded by the coding sequence ATGGATCGAAAACCTGTAAGTGTGAAATCGTATGCCAATATCGCCATTATTAAGTATTGGGGTAAGGAAAACAGTGAAGCGATGGTACCATCAACTAGTTCCATTTCCTTGACCTTGGAAAATATGTATACGGAGACTCGCCTCAGCCCTTTGGGACCTGAAGCCAAGGCTCATGCCTTCTATATTGATGGGGTCTTCCAGAATGAAGCGGAGCAGGCCAAGATTGGAGCAGTCATCGACCGCTTTAAACCAGAAGGGGAGACAGGCTTTGTTCGGGTTGATACCAGCAACAATATGCCGACAGCTGCAGGACTTTCTTCTAGTTCTAGTGGTTTGTCTGCATTGGTAAAAGCCTGCAATCGCTATTACCAACTGGGCATGACTCAGGCAGAACAAGCTCAAGCGGCTAAGTTTGCTTCCGGCTCGTCATCTCGTTCCTTCTTTGGGCCTTTGGCTGCTTGGGACAAGGATACTGGAGCAATCTACCAAGTAGAAACGGATCTCAAACTGGCCATGATCATGCTGGTGTTAAACGACCAGCAAAAGATTCTTTCCAGTCGGGAAGGAATGAAACGGTGCACAGAAACCTCTGCCAATTTCCAAGAATGGATTAGCCAGTCAGCCCAAGATTACCAAGATATGCTGGGTTATCTGAAGGACAATGATTTTGAAAAAGTAGGAGAATTGACCGAACGGAATGCTCTTCTCATGCATTCTACAACCAAGACTGCAAGTCCACCCTTCTCCTATTTGACGGATAAGAGCTATGAGGCCATGGAGTTCGTGCGCTCTCTTCGTGAAGAAGGGAAACGATGCTACTTCACCATGGATGCAGGCCCCAATGTGAAAGTTCTCTGTCTAGAAGAGGATCTGGAGCAGTTGGTTCCACTTTTTGAACAAGACTACCGTATCATTGTCTCCAAGACCAAGGATTTATCCCATGAAGATTAA
- a CDS encoding DUF308 domain-containing protein: MVRKLSVEEVARRRTLLFGVLAVIFGILIFRNGVGFTKFSLDLLAIYFLVDGLGSFLLRFLLRSKSISYSHSIWFIFLSLALIWLNRLSSLPVNLVVICLGAYQLGSAIVYGITFWLYKANRVKGGWLYLWDALLNGGIGLATVLEPGSDGHFQFILLGAYLVLLGISNIRDGILFDKDQQGQELKRRFRISLPVIFAAFIPAKELKRFNQFLQKGSSAGHTGPYRLVKKEEEARELEILVHTSDSNLFGAIGHVDICYQGKVISYGSYDPFSERLFGTIGDGVLFKVDKEPYIELCKKESQKTLFGYSLSLTEEENQAVEKRLAEIDQLLEPWDPPSRLLEDGQPTYAYKLKYDLGAELYKFTSSRFKSYFVLSTNCCLLADSIVGQAGTAVLDVRGVIAPGTYQDYLEYEFEAPNGRVHTRTVY; the protein is encoded by the coding sequence ATGGTGAGAAAATTATCTGTTGAAGAAGTTGCAAGAAGACGGACTTTATTGTTTGGGGTTCTTGCCGTCATTTTTGGGATCCTCATTTTTCGAAACGGTGTTGGTTTCACAAAATTTTCCTTGGATCTATTAGCCATTTACTTTTTAGTTGATGGACTAGGAAGCTTTCTTCTTCGCTTTTTGTTACGTAGCAAGTCTATTTCCTATAGCCACTCTATTTGGTTTATTTTTCTTTCACTTGCGTTGATCTGGTTGAATCGACTGAGTAGTCTGCCCGTAAACTTAGTTGTGATTTGTTTAGGGGCATATCAGTTGGGGAGTGCCATTGTCTATGGGATCACATTTTGGCTTTATAAGGCCAATCGGGTAAAAGGAGGCTGGCTCTATTTATGGGATGCGCTTTTAAACGGTGGGATTGGTCTAGCAACTGTCTTGGAACCTGGTTCAGATGGGCACTTCCAATTTATCCTCTTGGGGGCTTATCTGGTCTTGTTGGGGATTTCTAATATTCGAGATGGTATTTTATTTGACAAAGACCAACAAGGCCAAGAGTTAAAACGTCGCTTTCGTATTAGCCTACCGGTTATCTTTGCAGCCTTTATCCCTGCTAAGGAGTTAAAACGGTTTAACCAGTTTCTTCAAAAAGGGAGCTCGGCGGGACACACAGGCCCTTATCGATTGGTGAAAAAAGAAGAAGAGGCAAGGGAATTAGAAATTTTGGTTCATACTTCTGACAGCAACTTATTTGGAGCGATTGGGCATGTAGATATTTGTTATCAGGGGAAGGTCATTTCTTACGGAAGTTACGATCCCTTTTCAGAGCGTCTATTTGGGACGATTGGGGATGGCGTACTGTTTAAAGTGGATAAGGAACCATACATCGAACTATGTAAAAAAGAGAGTCAAAAGACGCTGTTTGGCTACAGCCTATCCCTTACCGAAGAAGAGAATCAGGCAGTAGAGAAGCGTCTAGCTGAAATTGATCAGTTGTTAGAACCTTGGGATCCACCTAGTAGGTTACTGGAAGACGGTCAGCCGACCTACGCTTACAAATTGAAATATGATTTAGGGGCTGAGCTATATAAATTTACTTCTTCGCGTTTTAAATCTTACTTTGTTCTGTCTACGAATTGCTGCCTGTTAGCAGATTCCATTGTGGGACAGGCGGGAACGGCTGTATTAGATGTGCGTGGAGTGATTGCACCAGGGACCTATCAGGATTACTTAGAATACGAATTTGAAGCTCCAAACGGGCGGGTCCATACACGAACAGTATATTAA
- the mvk gene encoding mevalonate kinase — translation MTRSIGVGQAHSKIILIGEHAVVYGYPAIALPLLNIQVTCQIVPAERPWVLFENDSLSMAVYASLEHLGIEEAAIACRIDSMIPSQRGMGSSAAVSIAAIRAVFDYFGRDLSQETLEILVNRAEMIAHVNPSGLDAKTCLSDQPIKFIRNVGFSELEVDLGAKLVIADTGIRGHTKEAIQKVKDLGTEALASFHEIGLLTEQAEKALAQKDAPTLGRILTDCHHYLQAVGVSCPEADQLVELALASGALGAKMSGGGLGGCIIALAADQEQAEMIAKELRNKGVEELWIENL, via the coding sequence ATGACTAGATCGATAGGTGTCGGACAAGCACATAGCAAGATTATTTTAATAGGAGAGCATGCGGTTGTTTATGGCTATCCAGCCATTGCCTTGCCCCTCCTTAACATTCAGGTCACTTGTCAGATTGTACCTGCGGAGCGTCCGTGGGTCCTTTTTGAGAATGATAGCTTATCTATGGCCGTTTACGCTTCTTTAGAGCATTTGGGGATTGAGGAGGCGGCTATCGCTTGCCGGATTGACTCCATGATTCCGTCCCAGCGGGGGATGGGGTCCTCGGCTGCTGTCAGTATTGCGGCAATTCGAGCAGTCTTTGATTACTTTGGGCGAGATTTGAGTCAAGAGACTTTGGAAATCTTGGTTAATCGAGCGGAAATGATTGCCCATGTGAATCCAAGTGGGCTGGATGCCAAGACCTGTCTCAGCGATCAGCCGATTAAATTCATTCGAAATGTCGGTTTTAGTGAATTAGAGGTTGATTTGGGTGCCAAGCTGGTTATTGCAGATACAGGTATCCGTGGCCATACCAAAGAAGCCATTCAGAAGGTCAAGGATTTGGGTACAGAGGCCCTGGCAAGTTTCCATGAAATTGGACTTCTAACTGAGCAAGCAGAAAAAGCTCTTGCCCAAAAAGATGCTCCCACCTTGGGACGTATCTTAACAGACTGTCATCATTATTTGCAGGCAGTAGGAGTGAGTTGTCCAGAAGCGGATCAACTGGTGGAACTAGCCTTAGCGAGTGGAGCTTTGGGAGCCAAAATGAGCGGTGGCGGGCTCGGTGGCTGTATCATTGCCCTTGCTGCAGATCAGGAACAAGCAGAGATGATCGCAAAAGAACTAAGAAATAAAGGAGTGGAGGAGTTATGGATCGAAAACCTGTAA
- a CDS encoding phosphomevalonate kinase produces MKIKKEVRAGGKLYVAGEYSILTPGQTAIIQFIPIYMQAEIQPASTYRIQSDMFPFAVDLTPNTDYALIQETVHLMNAYLQSQGVAISPFDLRIGGKFEREGKKFGIGSSGSVVLLTLKAMAALYDFPLPADLLFRLACLVLIQRGDNGSMGDLACIAYEGLVSYRSFDRRALADQLQDQDLDQVLALDWGYEIRPLSPQLSYTFLVGWTQEPAISRDLINQVRSAIDPVFLEGTEQAVQDLLVAFQEADRDLAWSSIGRASDLLLSLNEVIYTKKLAQLKRAEEGLKVIAKSSGAGGGDCGIALAFEEAAAQEIVRRWQEAGIDLLYSERMGEYDDQPKG; encoded by the coding sequence ATGAAGATTAAGAAAGAAGTTCGTGCAGGTGGGAAGCTGTATGTCGCTGGGGAATATTCTATCTTAACTCCTGGACAAACAGCCATCATTCAGTTTATCCCTATTTACATGCAGGCAGAAATCCAACCAGCATCTACTTATCGGATTCAGTCGGACATGTTTCCTTTTGCGGTTGATTTGACTCCGAATACGGACTATGCATTGATCCAAGAAACCGTGCATCTGATGAACGCCTACCTCCAGTCACAAGGAGTAGCGATTTCTCCCTTTGATTTACGTATTGGGGGGAAATTTGAGCGAGAGGGTAAGAAATTCGGAATTGGCTCTAGTGGCAGTGTGGTCTTGTTGACCCTCAAAGCCATGGCAGCTCTTTATGATTTCCCCCTGCCTGCAGACTTGCTCTTTCGTTTGGCCTGTTTGGTCTTGATTCAGCGTGGTGACAATGGGTCAATGGGAGACCTAGCTTGTATTGCCTATGAAGGCTTGGTTAGCTACCGCTCTTTTGACAGACGGGCGCTGGCTGATCAATTACAAGATCAGGATCTGGACCAGGTCTTAGCCCTTGATTGGGGATATGAAATCCGGCCTCTTTCCCCTCAGTTGTCCTATACTTTTTTAGTGGGTTGGACCCAAGAACCTGCTATTTCAAGGGACTTGATTAACCAGGTTCGTTCAGCTATTGATCCTGTCTTCTTAGAGGGGACGGAGCAGGCTGTACAAGACCTCTTAGTGGCCTTTCAAGAAGCAGACAGAGACTTAGCCTGGTCCTCTATCGGTCGGGCTAGTGACTTACTTCTATCTCTTAATGAGGTAATTTATACCAAAAAACTAGCCCAATTAAAGAGGGCAGAAGAGGGGTTAAAGGTCATTGCAAAATCCAGTGGCGCTGGAGGAGGAGATTGTGGAATCGCCCTCGCATTTGAGGAGGCTGCTGCCCAAGAAATCGTCAGACGCTGGCAAGAAGCAGGGATTGATTTATTATATTCAGAAAGGATGGGAGAGTATGACGACCAACCGAAAGGATGA